A section of the Streptomyces agglomeratus genome encodes:
- a CDS encoding ParB/RepB/Spo0J family partition protein — MSKAKNLGAGASFGQARPVSARRAAIGAATAAPTVGVPDPTELPLSQISQNPDNPREELRDLEGLADSIREIGLVNAITVASVDAYLQERPERAADIEAGTRYIVVDGHRRLEAARLAGVTTIRVSVDNARVSTDESLLEAAFVANVHRDDMSPLEQAQALRTLVDFYGSQSKAARRLGMAQSTISSKLSVLDLDPQLQADLLEGRRKIEHVRNLSKLTAAEQIQQADARAAASERKRAKVGELSRRDNPAVGADEARRDIATPDVGRSRSDAPAPGVEVSRRDISTPGAERPLTDDLPGPRDAQPTAAQAGTPSQEPATRMPWHDGYQVAALVLHKMNSVEREKLLQRLLAARESERTEAATA, encoded by the coding sequence GTGAGCAAAGCAAAGAACCTTGGAGCCGGCGCGTCGTTCGGCCAGGCTCGCCCCGTCAGCGCCCGCCGCGCGGCGATTGGCGCGGCAACGGCAGCACCTACTGTCGGGGTCCCTGACCCTACCGAGCTGCCTCTCAGCCAGATCAGTCAGAACCCGGACAACCCTCGAGAGGAGCTCAGGGATCTGGAGGGCCTTGCTGACAGCATTCGTGAGATCGGACTCGTCAACGCGATCACCGTCGCTTCGGTCGATGCCTACCTCCAGGAGCGACCGGAGCGAGCGGCCGACATTGAAGCCGGGACGCGCTACATCGTGGTTGACGGTCACCGTCGGCTCGAGGCAGCCCGACTGGCGGGCGTCACGACGATCCGAGTGAGCGTCGACAACGCGCGCGTCTCTACGGACGAGTCTCTGCTGGAAGCGGCGTTCGTCGCCAATGTGCATCGTGACGACATGAGTCCGCTCGAGCAGGCGCAAGCCCTCCGTACGCTGGTTGATTTTTACGGCTCGCAGAGCAAGGCAGCTAGGAGGCTGGGCATGGCTCAGTCCACCATCTCATCGAAGCTGTCGGTCCTGGATCTCGATCCGCAGCTGCAGGCTGACCTTCTCGAAGGCCGCCGCAAGATCGAGCACGTACGTAACTTGTCGAAGCTGACCGCGGCGGAGCAGATCCAGCAAGCGGACGCACGGGCGGCTGCCAGTGAACGCAAGCGCGCCAAAGTCGGCGAGCTATCACGGCGTGATAATCCGGCAGTCGGCGCCGATGAAGCTCGGCGTGACATCGCGACACCCGACGTAGGGCGATCACGGTCTGATGCACCTGCGCCCGGCGTTGAGGTATCACGCCGTGATATCTCAACGCCGGGTGCCGAGCGGCCGCTGACAGACGACCTGCCCGGTCCTCGAGACGCACAGCCAACAGCCGCACAGGCAGGCACCCCGTCGCAGGAGCCGGCCACCCGGATGCCCTGGCACGACGGCTATCAGGTTGCTGCGCTCGTGCTGCACAAGATGAACTCGGTGGAGCGGGAGAAGCTGCTCCAGCGGCTGCTTGCCGCCCGAGAGTCGGAGCGGACTGAAGCCGCGACGGCCTGA
- a CDS encoding ParA family protein, with product MTSPETRGDREKVVSKLPSWLRQQLKVRAAQLGIDIQDAVDTGITAWRGLGSNLSPIDTSGAESFATFLPGTQWAGFRADCKDRGVSLIQGLAQSVQVWLDTNPGPAVKRPAIVRRIVVCNQKGGVGKTAITAGAGEALAERPDALVPVRVSKHFAALLEDDGNQNTDPLALEDLPGLGQRVLLVDFDPQGHLTKQLGQETLPMTGDSLTNHMAGDAKGELRDVIVAIDEDRFGGDLHLLPACTDAFLLDVRLASVRAREAALERALAPIEADYDVILIDCPPSLGLSMDAATYYGRRRPEEVPGNSGVLIVVQAEDSSADAYDLLTSQIEDMRTDLALDLDYLGIVVNHYDARRGYIATSSLQSWMEIKDPRVVGVIGDLKEQKEAVRVKRPLLAYAPRCEQSVALRALAREICK from the coding sequence ATGACATCACCTGAAACCAGGGGCGACCGGGAGAAGGTCGTCTCCAAGCTCCCTTCCTGGCTCCGCCAGCAGCTGAAGGTGCGAGCTGCACAGCTCGGCATCGACATCCAGGACGCCGTAGACACCGGTATCACGGCCTGGCGCGGCCTCGGATCCAACCTCTCCCCCATCGACACTTCCGGCGCCGAATCCTTCGCCACCTTCCTGCCGGGCACGCAGTGGGCGGGCTTCCGCGCCGACTGCAAGGACCGGGGCGTCTCCCTCATCCAGGGTCTGGCCCAGTCCGTTCAGGTGTGGCTGGACACCAACCCCGGCCCGGCCGTAAAACGGCCTGCCATCGTCCGCCGCATCGTGGTCTGCAATCAAAAGGGCGGCGTCGGCAAGACCGCCATCACAGCCGGCGCCGGCGAGGCCCTGGCCGAGAGGCCTGACGCGCTCGTGCCGGTCCGCGTGTCCAAGCACTTCGCGGCTCTTCTCGAGGACGACGGCAACCAGAACACGGACCCTCTCGCCCTCGAGGACTTGCCCGGCCTCGGCCAGCGCGTACTGCTGGTCGACTTCGACCCCCAGGGGCACCTCACCAAGCAACTCGGGCAGGAAACGCTGCCGATGACCGGTGACTCCCTGACCAACCACATGGCCGGTGACGCTAAGGGTGAACTGCGTGACGTCATCGTCGCTATCGACGAGGATCGTTTTGGCGGAGACCTGCACCTCCTGCCGGCGTGTACCGACGCGTTCCTGCTCGACGTACGCCTCGCCTCTGTGCGCGCCCGCGAAGCCGCTCTGGAACGGGCCCTTGCGCCCATTGAAGCCGACTACGACGTGATCCTCATCGACTGCCCGCCCAGCCTGGGCCTCAGTATGGACGCCGCGACCTATTACGGGCGGCGCCGCCCGGAGGAAGTCCCTGGCAACTCCGGCGTCCTGATCGTCGTGCAGGCAGAGGACAGCAGCGCCGACGCCTACGACCTGCTTACCTCGCAGATCGAAGACATGCGCACCGACCTGGCGCTCGACCTCGACTACCTCGGCATCGTCGTCAACCACTACGACGCCCGCCGCGGTTACATCGCCACCTCTTCGCTGCAGTCCTGGATGGAGATAAAGGATCCCCGCGTTGTCGGCGTCATCGGCGATCTCAAGGAGCAGAAGGAAGCCGTCCGTGTGAAGCGCCCTCTCCTCGCATACGCCCCACGCTGCGAACAGTCCGTCGCCCTGCGCGCCCTGGCCCGGGAGATCTGCAAGTGA